One window of the Streptomyces sp. TS71-3 genome contains the following:
- the sdhA gene encoding succinate dehydrogenase flavoprotein subunit: protein MENPQTRQVRRVHTYDTVIVGAGGAGMRAAIEAAPRCRTAVLTKLYPTRSHTGAAQGGMAAALANVEEDNWEWHTFDTVKGGDYLVDQDAAEILAKEAIDSVLDLEKMGLPFNRTPDGTIDQRRFGGHSRGHGEAPVRRSCYAADRTGHMILQTLYQNCVRLGVEFYNEFYVLDQLLTEIEGVRHSSGVVAYELATGDIHVFRAKAVIYASGGCGKFFKVTSNAHTLTGDGQAAVYRRGLPLEDMEFFQFHPTGIWRMGILLTEGARGEGGILRNRHGERFMEKYAPVMKDLASRDVVSRAIYTEIREGRGCGPDGDHVYLDLTHLPPDQLDAKLPDITEFARTYLGIEPYTDPIPIQPTAHYAMGGIPTTVQGEVLADTTAVVPGLYAAGEVACVSVHGANRLGTNSLLDINVFGRRAGLAAAAFSARAELPELPEDPAERVARQVDRLREGTGPERVAALRAELQDTLDANVMVFRTASTIDAALTKIAELRDRYERLTVQDKGRRFNTDLLEAIELGNLLVLAEVMAACALARRESRGGHYREDFPNRDDTNFMRHSMAYRHVADDGTESVRIDYKPVVQTRYLPMERTY, encoded by the coding sequence ATGGAGAACCCGCAGACCCGTCAGGTGCGGCGCGTGCACACCTACGACACCGTGATCGTCGGTGCGGGCGGTGCGGGCATGCGGGCCGCGATCGAGGCCGCGCCGCGCTGCCGCACCGCCGTGCTGACCAAGCTCTACCCCACCCGCTCGCACACCGGCGCCGCGCAGGGCGGCATGGCGGCGGCGCTCGCGAACGTGGAGGAGGACAACTGGGAGTGGCACACCTTCGACACCGTCAAGGGCGGTGACTACCTCGTCGACCAGGACGCCGCGGAGATCCTGGCGAAGGAGGCCATCGACTCCGTGCTCGACCTGGAGAAGATGGGCCTGCCGTTCAACCGCACCCCGGACGGCACCATCGACCAGCGCCGCTTCGGCGGGCACAGCCGGGGCCACGGCGAGGCGCCGGTGCGCCGCTCCTGCTACGCCGCCGACCGCACCGGCCACATGATCCTCCAGACGCTCTACCAGAACTGCGTCCGCCTCGGCGTGGAGTTCTACAACGAGTTCTACGTGCTGGACCAGCTCCTCACGGAGATCGAGGGCGTCCGGCACTCGTCCGGCGTGGTCGCCTACGAGCTGGCCACCGGGGACATCCACGTCTTCCGCGCCAAGGCGGTGATCTACGCCTCCGGTGGCTGCGGCAAGTTCTTCAAGGTGACGTCGAACGCCCACACCCTCACCGGCGACGGCCAGGCCGCCGTCTACCGGCGGGGGCTGCCGCTGGAGGACATGGAGTTCTTCCAGTTCCACCCGACCGGCATCTGGCGGATGGGCATCCTGCTGACGGAGGGCGCGCGCGGGGAGGGCGGCATCCTGCGGAACAGGCACGGCGAGCGGTTCATGGAGAAGTACGCCCCCGTGATGAAGGACCTGGCCTCCCGCGACGTCGTCTCGCGCGCCATCTACACGGAGATCCGCGAGGGGCGCGGCTGCGGCCCGGACGGCGACCACGTCTACCTGGACCTGACACACCTGCCGCCGGACCAGCTCGACGCGAAGCTGCCCGACATCACCGAGTTCGCCCGCACCTACCTGGGCATCGAGCCGTACACCGACCCGATCCCGATCCAGCCGACGGCGCACTACGCGATGGGCGGCATCCCCACCACCGTGCAGGGCGAGGTGCTGGCCGACACCACCGCGGTGGTGCCGGGCCTGTACGCGGCCGGGGAGGTCGCCTGCGTGTCGGTGCACGGTGCCAACCGCCTCGGCACCAACTCGCTGCTGGACATCAACGTCTTCGGCCGCCGTGCGGGCCTCGCCGCGGCGGCCTTCTCGGCCCGCGCCGAGCTGCCCGAGCTGCCGGAGGACCCGGCGGAGCGGGTCGCGCGGCAGGTGGACCGCCTGCGGGAGGGCACCGGGCCCGAGCGCGTCGCGGCGCTGCGCGCCGAGCTCCAGGACACGCTGGACGCCAACGTCATGGTGTTCCGCACCGCGTCCACCATCGACGCGGCCCTGACGAAGATCGCGGAGCTGCGGGACCGGTACGAGCGGCTGACCGTGCAGGACAAGGGCAGGCGGTTCAACACCGACCTGCTGGAGGCGATCGAGCTGGGCAACCTGCTGGTGCTGGCCGAGGTGATGGCGGCCTGCGCCCTGGCCCGCCGCGAGTCGCGCGGCGGCCACTACCGCGAGGACTTCCCGAACCGCGACGACACCAACTTCATGCGGCACTCGATGGCGTACCGCCACGTCGCGGACGACGGCACCGAGTCGGTCCGTATCGACTACAAGCCGGTGGTGCAGACCCGCTACCTGCCGATGGAGAGGACGTACTGA
- a CDS encoding succinate dehydrogenase hydrophobic membrane anchor subunit, producing the protein MPTNVSSGARRPSGIGPVEGGGAYDAEHPAPVIEPPRQRTATTPSSTRGNWEMYGWLFMRVSGVILVLLVLGHLLIQLMLDGGVSRIGFAFVAGRWASPWWQVWDLLMLWLAMLHGSNGLRTIINDYAEHTATRLWLKALLYTATAFTVLLGTLVIFTFDPDIT; encoded by the coding sequence ATGCCGACCAACGTCAGCAGCGGCGCGCGCCGGCCCTCCGGCATCGGCCCCGTGGAGGGCGGCGGAGCCTACGACGCCGAGCACCCCGCACCCGTCATCGAACCGCCGCGGCAGCGCACCGCGACCACGCCGAGCTCCACGCGCGGCAACTGGGAGATGTACGGCTGGCTGTTCATGCGGGTCTCCGGCGTGATCCTGGTGCTGCTCGTCCTCGGCCACCTCCTCATCCAGCTCATGCTGGACGGCGGGGTGTCCCGGATCGGCTTCGCGTTCGTCGCCGGGCGCTGGGCCTCGCCGTGGTGGCAGGTGTGGGACCTGCTGATGCTGTGGCTCGCGATGCTGCACGGCTCCAACGGCCTGCGCACGATCATCAACGACTACGCCGAGCACACCGCCACCCGCCTCTGGCTGAAGGCGCTGCTCTACACCGCGACGGCGTTCACCGTCCTGCTCGGCACCCTGGTGATCTTCACCTTCGACCCGGACATCACCTGA
- the sdhC gene encoding succinate dehydrogenase, cytochrome b556 subunit, producing MPAGTLYRGREGMWSWVAHRITGVLIFFYLFVHVLDTALVRVSPDDYDRVIATYKTPAVAILEYGLVAGVLFHALNGVRVIAVDFWSKGARYQRQMLWAAVGLWALLMAAAIYPVLGHAAREVFGS from the coding sequence GTGCCGGCTGGAACGCTGTACCGCGGCCGGGAGGGCATGTGGTCCTGGGTCGCCCACCGGATCACCGGGGTGCTCATCTTCTTCTACCTCTTCGTGCACGTCCTCGACACCGCGCTCGTGCGGGTGTCGCCGGACGACTACGACCGGGTCATCGCCACGTACAAGACCCCCGCGGTGGCGATCCTGGAGTACGGCCTGGTCGCCGGCGTGCTCTTCCACGCGCTGAACGGCGTGCGGGTGATCGCCGTCGACTTCTGGTCGAAGGGCGCGCGCTACCAGCGGCAGATGCTGTGGGCCGCCGTCGGCCTGTGGGCCCTGCTGATGGCGGCCGCCATCTATCCGGTGCTCGGGCACGCCGCCCGCGAAGTGTTCGGGAGCTGA
- a CDS encoding 2-oxo-4-hydroxy-4-carboxy-5-ureidoimidazoline decarboxylase, with the protein MATDSPLRHPGSRAIPATPRPAPWAPGIEGFNTAPTDAVTLALLGCCASPGWARRIVAHRPYPNVGALMAASDEAAYDLSPDELTEALSRESLALPPGAGYSAAHTALSAAHVAYENKFGHVFVICLDDFPQGEALDQVLAGIRARLSNEPEEERVLAAEELRRLARGRIARLVREGPRTGRGTASAAPVS; encoded by the coding sequence CTGGCCACCGACTCTCCCCTCCGCCACCCCGGTTCCCGGGCGATACCCGCGACGCCGCGGCCCGCCCCCTGGGCCCCGGGGATAGAGGGGTTCAACACCGCGCCCACCGACGCGGTCACCCTTGCGCTGCTCGGCTGCTGCGCCAGCCCCGGCTGGGCGCGGCGGATCGTCGCCCACCGGCCCTACCCGAACGTGGGCGCGCTGATGGCCGCCTCCGACGAGGCGGCGTACGACCTCAGCCCCGACGAGCTGACCGAGGCCCTGTCCCGCGAGTCCCTCGCGCTGCCGCCCGGCGCGGGCTACTCCGCCGCGCACACCGCGCTGAGCGCGGCCCACGTGGCGTACGAGAACAAGTTCGGGCACGTCTTCGTGATCTGCCTGGACGACTTCCCGCAGGGCGAGGCGCTCGACCAGGTGCTCGCCGGGATCCGGGCACGCCTCTCCAACGAACCCGAGGAGGAACGGGTGCTTGCGGCGGAGGAGTTGCGGCGGCTCGCGCGCGGGAGGATCGCGCGGTTGGTGCGCGAGGGCCCGCGCACGGGCCGCGGAACGGCTTCCGCGGCGCCGGTCTCTTAA